In Streptomyces alboniger, the following are encoded in one genomic region:
- a CDS encoding DUF6412 domain-containing protein: MHDLIRGWKAAARPALLLLFLLVEVVLVDTGGLTAAVALAATAAAGSALAVCSVIAARCAPAVPRTRVRTAIRDRERRTAFLPQRDPDARGRRRPRAPGRPLLTAA; the protein is encoded by the coding sequence GTGCACGATCTGATCCGTGGCTGGAAAGCCGCCGCGCGCCCCGCCCTGCTCCTCCTCTTCCTGCTCGTCGAGGTCGTCCTCGTCGACACCGGCGGCCTCACCGCCGCCGTCGCGCTCGCCGCGACCGCCGCGGCCGGGTCCGCGCTCGCCGTCTGCTCCGTGATCGCCGCGCGCTGCGCCCCCGCCGTGCCCCGCACCCGCGTGCGCACCGCCATCCGCGACCGTGAACGGCGCACCGCCTTCCTGCCCCAGCGCGACCCCGACGCCCGGGGCCGCAGGCGCCCCCGAGCGCCCGGCCGTCCCCTCCTGACGGCCGCGTAG